One part of the Parabacteroides distasonis ATCC 8503 genome encodes these proteins:
- a CDS encoding SusC/RagA family TonB-linked outer membrane protein — MMNKQLAFVKSGLGLALCFLMVGAGVTPPIHASNANVSISQQAKKVTGTVTDAKGEPLLGVNVVVKGTTNGTITDLDGKYSLEVEPNSILVVSYIGYVSQQIPASGEVVNVTLKEDTQNLDEVVVVGYGTQQKKDITGSVAVVDTKDLLASSGSSATQQLQGKAAGVYIGQTGSPGSPSMVRIRGINTVNDNGPLYVIDGVSTRNQDLSTLNPNDIESMQVLKDASSAAIYGAQAANGVILITTKKGTKSGQPRLTYDGYIGVQKTGKKYDVLNSMDRLNLDWEAQKNNIAMRDIGGYPSNPQFGTGDRPSIPNYLTQSGAQGSTTIDPSDYDYPTTTYAPFSDTDWWDELDRAAMIQNHQIGLSGGTEKGQYNLSANYFKQDGTVIDSYYQRYQVRANTSFNVRDWLRVGENLTYAFTKDNGLSANGAESNPYSWTYRASPWVPVYDIAGNFAGSKFSGTGNFQNPVANQVRNKDNYYTRNRIFGNLWAEADIFKDLTFRTNFGIDYTNRYYYRMEKKNPEFSESMGQNNFEEQSEFNYRWVWTNTLTYNKTFNDIHKLTVLLGTEAIRDGLGRKLTGRRYNYLFEDNTNSWVLNMGENNNQRLANSEYKGEFALFGLFGRVDYSFNDKYLFTGIIRRDGVSRFSKSNRYGVFPSASLGWRISQEDFMESTRDWLDDLKLRVGYGQTGNSEVPRITNYAMELATYPKRSDYDLNGQNNSTTTGFILDKYGNEDTKWESTEMWNVGVDATFLNGKFNIGAEWYWKKTTDMLIEAQYSAFANPEIKKPYINFGDIKNTGVDLNLNYRDSKGDWSWDVSLNLSHYKNEVLRISESDDASLWGAGTRLDGNVTRTTKGHAISEFYGYKVNGFYENVDEVLALPPLGQSGLNAESAKAWVGKFKFDDVDKDGKLTERDRTFIGSPHPDLIAGLNATVTWKNWDFTMFWYSTIGNDLFNNTKYFTDFWMFNGNKSERMRDQSWTPGADNSNAILPILDSNDGYSGKFSNSYYVENASFLRLKNVVLGYTLPKSVLSKVGIQNLRLYVQAENLLTITGYSGLDPEYTNADMGKESGGDLQRGVDMGGWPSTMRFLFGVNFAF, encoded by the coding sequence ATGATGAACAAACAGTTGGCTTTTGTTAAAAGCGGGCTGGGTTTGGCACTTTGTTTCCTTATGGTCGGTGCGGGTGTAACCCCTCCAATCCATGCGTCTAACGCGAATGTGTCCATCTCCCAACAAGCTAAGAAAGTTACCGGTACGGTAACTGACGCAAAGGGTGAACCCCTTTTGGGTGTGAATGTTGTAGTAAAAGGTACTACAAACGGTACGATTACCGACCTTGACGGTAAGTATTCCTTGGAAGTTGAGCCCAACTCCATTTTAGTCGTTTCCTACATTGGTTATGTATCCCAACAAATTCCGGCTTCGGGAGAAGTGGTAAATGTGACATTGAAAGAAGATACGCAAAACCTTGATGAGGTCGTAGTAGTAGGTTACGGTACGCAGCAGAAGAAAGATATCACAGGCTCCGTGGCAGTAGTCGATACGAAGGACCTTTTGGCATCTTCCGGATCTTCCGCTACCCAGCAGTTGCAAGGTAAGGCGGCCGGTGTATATATCGGTCAGACCGGTTCTCCGGGTTCTCCTTCAATGGTTCGTATTCGTGGTATCAATACGGTTAATGATAACGGCCCATTATACGTAATTGACGGCGTGTCAACACGTAATCAGGATCTAAGTACTTTGAATCCGAACGATATTGAGAGTATGCAGGTATTGAAGGATGCCTCTTCTGCCGCTATCTATGGTGCGCAGGCTGCGAACGGTGTTATCTTGATCACGACGAAGAAAGGTACGAAGAGCGGGCAACCGAGATTAACGTACGACGGTTATATTGGTGTCCAGAAGACGGGTAAGAAATATGACGTGTTGAATTCTATGGATCGCTTGAACCTAGATTGGGAGGCGCAGAAGAATAATATTGCTATGCGTGATATCGGAGGTTATCCAAGTAATCCTCAATTTGGTACGGGGGATAGACCTTCTATCCCGAATTACTTGACACAATCAGGTGCTCAGGGTTCTACTACAATAGATCCGAGCGACTATGATTATCCTACTACAACTTACGCACCATTCTCAGATACGGACTGGTGGGATGAGTTAGATCGTGCCGCCATGATTCAAAATCACCAGATCGGCTTGTCCGGTGGTACGGAAAAGGGACAGTATAACTTAAGCGCAAACTATTTCAAACAAGACGGTACGGTAATTGATTCTTACTATCAGCGTTATCAAGTGCGTGCGAATACCTCTTTCAATGTACGTGACTGGTTACGTGTGGGTGAGAACTTAACGTATGCTTTCACGAAAGATAATGGCTTGAGTGCGAATGGAGCGGAATCTAATCCTTATTCGTGGACATATCGTGCTTCTCCTTGGGTTCCGGTATATGATATCGCAGGTAATTTCGCTGGATCAAAGTTCTCCGGTACGGGTAACTTCCAGAATCCGGTAGCCAATCAAGTCCGTAATAAGGACAACTATTATACTCGCAACCGTATCTTTGGTAACTTATGGGCTGAGGCGGATATTTTCAAGGACTTGACATTCCGTACGAACTTCGGTATCGACTATACGAACCGGTATTATTATCGCATGGAAAAGAAAAATCCGGAGTTCTCAGAGTCTATGGGACAGAATAACTTTGAGGAACAAAGTGAGTTTAATTATCGTTGGGTATGGACGAATACGTTGACCTATAACAAGACTTTTAATGATATCCATAAACTTACCGTTCTGTTAGGTACGGAGGCTATCCGTGACGGTCTGGGACGCAAGTTGACCGGTCGTCGTTACAATTATTTGTTTGAGGATAATACGAATAGTTGGGTGCTGAATATGGGTGAGAATAACAACCAGCGTTTGGCGAATTCCGAATATAAGGGTGAGTTTGCTTTGTTTGGCTTGTTCGGCCGTGTAGATTATTCTTTCAATGATAAATATTTGTTCACAGGTATCATCCGTCGGGATGGTGTATCTCGTTTCTCAAAATCTAATCGTTATGGTGTGTTCCCATCCGCTTCTTTAGGTTGGCGTATTTCCCAAGAGGATTTCATGGAAAGTACGAGAGATTGGTTGGACGATTTGAAGTTGCGTGTCGGTTATGGACAGACAGGAAACTCTGAGGTTCCTCGTATTACGAACTATGCTATGGAACTTGCAACTTACCCGAAACGTTCTGACTACGATTTGAACGGACAGAATAATTCTACTACAACAGGTTTCATCTTAGATAAATATGGAAACGAGGATACCAAGTGGGAGTCTACAGAGATGTGGAACGTCGGAGTGGACGCTACTTTCTTAAATGGTAAATTCAATATTGGTGCTGAGTGGTATTGGAAGAAGACAACGGATATGTTGATCGAGGCTCAATATTCAGCGTTTGCTAACCCGGAGATCAAGAAACCATATATCAATTTCGGTGATATCAAGAATACGGGTGTCGATTTGAACTTGAATTATAGAGATTCAAAAGGTGATTGGTCTTGGGACGTAAGTTTGAACCTTTCCCATTATAAGAATGAGGTACTGCGTATCTCGGAGTCGGATGATGCCTCTTTGTGGGGAGCGGGAACTCGCTTGGATGGAAACGTGACCCGTACGACGAAAGGACATGCTATCTCTGAGTTCTATGGTTACAAGGTGAATGGTTTCTATGAGAACGTTGACGAGGTTTTGGCCTTGCCGCCTCTAGGACAATCCGGATTGAACGCTGAGTCCGCCAAGGCTTGGGTCGGTAAATTTAAGTTTGATGATGTGGATAAGGATGGTAAGTTGACGGAAAGAGACCGTACGTTCATCGGTTCTCCCCATCCTGATTTGATCGCTGGCTTAAACGCTACGGTTACTTGGAAAAACTGGGACTTCACGATGTTCTGGTATTCAACTATCGGCAATGACCTGTTTAACAATACGAAATATTTTACGGACTTCTGGATGTTCAACGGTAACAAGTCTGAGCGTATGCGTGATCAATCTTGGACTCCCGGTGCTGATAATAGCAATGCCATTTTGCCGATCTTGGATTCGAACGATGGTTATTCTGGTAAATTCTCGAACTCTTATTACGTAGAGAATGCTTCGTTCTTGCGTTTGAAGAATGTGGTTTTGGGTTATACGCTTCCGAAGAGCGTGTTATCTAAGGTGGGTATCCAAAACTTACGTTTGTATGTACAAGCCGAGAATTTGCTGACTATTACCGGTTACTCTGGATTGGATCCGGAATATACGAATGCGGATATGGGCAAAGAAAGTGGGGGAGACCTACAGAGAGGTGTTGATATGGGTGGATGGCCTTCAACGATGCGTTTCTTGTTCGGTGTAAATTTCGCTTTCTAA
- a CDS encoding beta-galactosidase, with protein MDSMKKKIAYLLLLLMLIPVGSFAKEKRTFEIKDGHFYVNGKVTPILSGEMHYPRIPHQYWRHRLRMMRAMGLNTVATYVFWNLHETEPGKWDFEGDKNLAEYIRIAGEEGLMVILRPGPYVCAEWEFGGYPWWLQNIPGMEIRRDNPEFLKRTKLYIDKLYEQVGDLQVSKGGPIIMVQAENEFGSYVAQRKDIPLEEHRRYNAKIKRQLADAGFNVPLFTSDGSWLFEGGSTPGALPTANGESNVENLKKVVNEYHGGVGPYMVAEFYPGWLMHWAEPFPDISDSGIARQTETYLQNDVSFNFYMVHGGTNFGFTSGANYDKKHDIQPDLTSYDYDAPISEAGWVTPKFDSIRNVIRKYVTYDVPEAPAPIPLIEIPSISLTKVADVLALAKEGEPVASPTPLTFEQLNQGYGYVLYSTHFNQPLKGRLEIPGLRDYATIYVDGERVGELNRCFNQYAMEIDIPFNATLDILVENMGRINYGEEIVRNTKGIISSVKINGSEISDWKMYKLPMDRMPALVSGEPYVYKNGSPEVAALGNKPVLYEGTFHLSDTGDTFIDMEDWGKGIIFINGVNIGRYWYAGPQQTLYIPGVWLNKGENKIVIYEQLNNDRKSSVRTVKTPVLTKLKKIAAMEKKNRLMEKTVSPFSVDETMRRIEEIIKSQGGSVFAMFDHGRNASEVGMKLPPNKVIVFGSPKVGTLLMQQDPSISLELPLRISVWEDADGKVWVGSPNLETIASEYGMENSGVIEKMQEAVTNIVSKSIAGSR; from the coding sequence ATGGATTCCATGAAAAAGAAAATCGCCTATCTATTGCTCCTTTTGATGCTGATACCTGTCGGCTCGTTCGCCAAGGAGAAACGTACGTTCGAGATCAAGGACGGTCATTTTTATGTAAACGGGAAGGTAACCCCGATCCTCTCGGGTGAGATGCATTACCCTCGTATCCCTCATCAATATTGGCGGCATCGCCTTCGGATGATGCGAGCGATGGGCTTGAATACGGTCGCTACCTATGTCTTCTGGAACCTGCACGAGACGGAGCCGGGTAAATGGGATTTCGAGGGAGACAAGAATCTGGCCGAGTATATCCGGATAGCGGGAGAGGAGGGATTGATGGTGATCCTCCGTCCCGGCCCGTACGTATGCGCCGAGTGGGAGTTCGGTGGTTATCCGTGGTGGTTGCAGAATATACCGGGCATGGAGATCCGCCGGGATAACCCGGAGTTCTTGAAACGCACGAAGCTTTATATCGATAAGCTTTACGAGCAGGTCGGCGACTTGCAGGTGTCGAAAGGCGGCCCTATCATCATGGTGCAGGCCGAGAACGAGTTCGGCTCTTACGTGGCGCAACGTAAGGATATCCCCTTGGAGGAGCATCGCCGCTACAACGCCAAGATCAAGCGGCAATTGGCGGACGCCGGTTTCAACGTGCCTCTGTTCACCTCGGACGGAAGCTGGTTGTTCGAGGGCGGTTCCACCCCGGGAGCGTTGCCTACGGCGAACGGGGAGAGCAACGTGGAGAACTTGAAAAAGGTGGTGAACGAGTATCACGGGGGAGTAGGCCCGTATATGGTAGCCGAGTTTTATCCCGGTTGGCTGATGCACTGGGCGGAACCATTCCCCGATATAAGCGATTCCGGCATAGCGAGGCAGACGGAGACGTACCTCCAAAACGATGTCTCTTTCAATTTCTATATGGTTCATGGCGGTACGAATTTCGGTTTCACCAGTGGCGCCAATTACGACAAGAAGCATGATATCCAGCCGGACTTGACCAGCTACGACTACGACGCCCCGATCAGCGAGGCGGGTTGGGTGACCCCGAAGTTCGACTCGATCCGCAACGTGATCCGGAAATACGTCACTTATGACGTCCCCGAGGCCCCAGCCCCTATACCGCTGATCGAGATCCCGTCGATCTCCTTGACGAAGGTAGCCGATGTGTTGGCCTTGGCGAAAGAAGGGGAACCAGTAGCGTCTCCGACACCTCTCACGTTCGAGCAATTGAACCAAGGATACGGCTACGTCTTGTACTCTACCCATTTCAACCAACCCCTGAAAGGCCGTTTGGAGATACCGGGCTTGCGTGATTACGCTACGATCTACGTGGATGGCGAGCGTGTCGGCGAGTTAAACCGTTGCTTCAACCAATATGCGATGGAAATCGATATCCCGTTCAACGCTACCTTGGACATCTTGGTGGAGAACATGGGGCGTATCAATTATGGCGAGGAGATCGTACGCAATACGAAGGGGATCATCAGCTCGGTCAAGATTAACGGCAGCGAGATATCGGACTGGAAGATGTACAAGCTCCCGATGGACCGGATGCCGGCTTTGGTCTCCGGCGAACCTTATGTCTATAAGAATGGCTCGCCCGAGGTAGCGGCGTTGGGGAATAAGCCGGTTCTCTACGAGGGAACCTTCCACCTGTCCGATACCGGCGATACGTTCATCGACATGGAGGATTGGGGAAAGGGCATTATTTTCATCAATGGCGTCAATATCGGCCGCTATTGGTATGCCGGCCCTCAGCAAACGCTTTACATACCGGGCGTATGGCTGAACAAAGGAGAGAATAAGATCGTTATTTATGAGCAGCTGAATAATGACCGGAAGTCGAGCGTACGGACGGTCAAGACTCCTGTCTTGACAAAACTAAAGAAAATTGCAGCCATGGAGAAAAAGAATCGTTTGATGGAAAAAACAGTAAGCCCGTTTAGCGTGGATGAGACGATGCGGCGGATCGAGGAGATTATCAAGTCTCAAGGAGGTTCCGTGTTCGCCATGTTCGATCATGGGCGAAACGCTAGCGAGGTAGGGATGAAGCTGCCTCCGAATAAGGTGATCGTCTTCGGCTCACCGAAAGTCGGGACTTTATTGATGCAGCAAGATCCGTCTATCTCTTTGGAGCTGCCGCTACGTATCTCCGTTTGGGAAGATGCGGACGGCAAGGTTTGGGTCGGTTCCCCGAATCTGGAGACGATCGCCTCCGAATACGGGATGGAAAACAGCGGCGTCATCGAGAAGATGCAAGAGGCCGTAACGAATATCGTGAGTAAATCGATAGCTGGTAGCCGGTAA
- a CDS encoding diphosphate--fructose-6-phosphate 1-phosphotransferase: protein MTKSALQIARAAYQPKVPAALKGAVKAVDGEYTQSVADQEEIKKLFPNTYGMPIVTFEKSNEEKAMPVMNVGVILSGGQAPGGHNVIAGLFDGIKAHNADSRLYGFILGPGGLIDHKYMELTADIIDEYRNTGGFDMIGSGRTKLETKEQFDKGLQILKELDIKALVIIGGDDSNTNACVLAEYYKAIGAGVQVIGCPKTIDGDLKNAQIETSFGFDTACKVYSEVIGNIQRDCNSAQKYWHFIKLMGRSASHIALECALQTQPNVCIISEEVEEKNMSLDDIVTYVAGIVAKRAAEGNNFGTVLIPEGLIEFVPAMKRLIAELNDFLAKHDAEFKMIKKSEQRAYIISKLTKENSDLYASLPEGVARQLSLDRDPHGNVQVSLIETEKLLSEMVGKKLAEWKAEGKYVGKFAAQHHFFGYEGRCAAPSNYDADYCYSLGYTASCLIAAGKTGYMSSVRNTTAPADQWIAGGIPVTMMMNMEKRHGEMKPVIQKALVKLDGAPFKAFAANRDEWALTTSYVYPGPIQYFGPTEVCDQPTKTLQLEQA from the coding sequence ATGACAAAGAGTGCATTACAAATCGCAAGAGCAGCTTACCAACCGAAGGTACCCGCTGCGTTGAAAGGTGCAGTGAAAGCCGTTGACGGCGAGTATACTCAATCAGTAGCCGATCAGGAAGAAATCAAGAAATTGTTCCCGAACACTTACGGAATGCCGATCGTTACATTCGAGAAGAGTAACGAGGAGAAGGCTATGCCTGTCATGAACGTTGGTGTGATCCTTTCCGGTGGTCAGGCTCCCGGTGGTCACAACGTGATCGCTGGTTTGTTCGACGGTATCAAGGCTCACAACGCAGATTCTCGTCTGTATGGTTTCATCTTGGGCCCGGGCGGTTTGATCGATCATAAATATATGGAATTGACGGCTGATATTATCGACGAGTACCGTAACACGGGCGGTTTCGATATGATCGGTTCCGGACGTACGAAATTAGAGACGAAAGAGCAATTCGATAAAGGTCTTCAGATCTTGAAAGAGCTTGATATCAAGGCTTTGGTTATTATCGGCGGTGACGATTCTAACACGAACGCTTGCGTATTGGCCGAGTATTACAAGGCTATTGGCGCCGGCGTACAGGTAATCGGTTGCCCGAAGACGATCGACGGCGACTTGAAGAACGCCCAGATCGAGACCTCTTTCGGTTTCGACACGGCTTGTAAGGTTTACTCCGAGGTAATCGGTAACATCCAACGTGACTGTAACTCCGCCCAGAAATACTGGCACTTCATCAAATTGATGGGTCGCTCCGCTTCTCATATCGCTTTGGAGTGCGCTTTGCAGACTCAACCGAACGTTTGTATCATCTCCGAGGAGGTTGAGGAGAAGAATATGTCTTTGGACGATATCGTTACTTACGTGGCTGGTATCGTGGCTAAACGTGCCGCCGAGGGTAATAACTTCGGTACGGTATTGATCCCTGAGGGCTTGATCGAGTTCGTTCCGGCTATGAAACGCTTGATCGCCGAGTTGAACGACTTCTTGGCTAAGCACGACGCTGAGTTCAAGATGATCAAGAAGAGCGAGCAACGTGCTTATATCATCAGCAAGTTGACGAAGGAGAACTCTGATCTGTATGCTTCTCTTCCGGAGGGCGTAGCTCGTCAGTTGTCTTTGGACCGTGACCCGCACGGAAACGTACAGGTTTCTTTGATCGAGACTGAGAAGTTATTGTCTGAGATGGTTGGCAAGAAATTGGCTGAGTGGAAGGCCGAGGGCAAGTACGTAGGCAAGTTCGCCGCACAACACCACTTCTTCGGTTACGAGGGTCGTTGCGCCGCTCCGTCTAACTACGATGCGGACTACTGCTACTCTTTGGGTTACACGGCATCTTGCTTGATCGCCGCCGGTAAGACAGGTTATATGTCTTCCGTACGTAACACGACCGCTCCCGCTGATCAATGGATCGCCGGTGGTATCCCTGTTACTATGATGATGAACATGGAGAAACGTCATGGCGAGATGAAGCCGGTTATCCAGAAGGCTTTGGTTAAGCTTGACGGCGCTCCTTTCAAGGCGTTCGCCGCTAACCGTGACGAGTGGGCTTTGACTACTAGCTATGTATATCCGGGTCCGATCCAGTACTTCGGTCCGACGGAGGTTTGCGACCAGCCGACTAAGACTTTGCAGTTGGAGCAAGCTTAA